One stretch of Rosistilla oblonga DNA includes these proteins:
- a CDS encoding prenyltransferase/squalene oxidase repeat-containing protein yields the protein MCCRSSLALLALLFAIATPSLAEESRFERDEIDRAVDKAVLFLVGKQRADGAIVDRSHDTTMTSLAIMALASVGHLPGDPTPAGEAAAKGLAYVLADGRQDDEGYYGRHDGSRMYGHGITTLMLTEMLGMGTDPAQDQLIHDRCQAAIDLILKSQRHQKSQENQGGWRYTPTSSDADLSVSVWQLMALRSAKNDGLKVPGSAIDDAVDYLKRSYTAKLDRNGLPDDQKPAGFSYTPGQRHASFTMTAAGLLAMQVCGQYDSPLVAGASEWLMQHPPKHNDRFFHYGTYYYAQGMYQRGGEHAKEAEQQVAKVLLPRQQGDGSWLAEGGDEKRIGHVYSTSLAMLTLSVKYHYLPIYQK from the coding sequence ATGTGTTGTCGATCGTCACTTGCCCTGTTGGCGTTGCTGTTTGCAATCGCAACTCCATCGCTGGCGGAAGAGTCCCGTTTTGAGCGAGACGAAATCGACCGCGCTGTCGACAAGGCGGTTCTGTTTCTAGTCGGCAAGCAGCGAGCCGATGGAGCGATCGTCGATCGCAGCCACGACACCACGATGACATCTTTGGCGATCATGGCGTTGGCTTCGGTCGGGCATCTGCCTGGCGATCCAACTCCTGCTGGCGAAGCGGCAGCCAAGGGGCTGGCTTACGTTCTTGCTGACGGTCGCCAAGACGATGAAGGCTACTACGGGCGGCACGATGGATCGCGGATGTATGGTCACGGGATCACGACGCTGATGCTGACCGAGATGCTGGGGATGGGAACCGACCCGGCGCAAGACCAATTGATTCACGACCGCTGTCAGGCGGCGATCGATCTGATTTTGAAGTCGCAGAGGCATCAGAAGAGCCAAGAGAATCAAGGCGGATGGCGCTACACCCCGACCTCCAGCGATGCCGATCTTTCGGTTTCGGTTTGGCAATTGATGGCCCTGCGATCGGCGAAGAACGACGGCTTGAAGGTCCCGGGTAGCGCGATCGACGATGCTGTCGACTATCTGAAGCGATCGTATACGGCCAAGCTGGATCGCAATGGCCTGCCCGACGATCAGAAGCCGGCGGGCTTCAGCTACACTCCCGGACAACGCCACGCCAGCTTCACGATGACCGCCGCCGGATTGTTGGCGATGCAGGTCTGCGGTCAATACGATTCGCCACTGGTCGCGGGAGCTTCCGAATGGTTGATGCAGCATCCGCCCAAACACAACGACCGCTTCTTCCATTACGGCACCTACTATTACGCTCAAGGGATGTATCAACGCGGCGGCGAGCATGCGAAAGAGGCGGAGCAGCAGGTGGCCAAAGTCTTGTTGCCACGACAGCAGGGAGACGGATCGTGGTTGGCTGAAGGGGGCGATGAGAAGCGGATCGGCCACGTCTATTCGACATCGCTGGCGATGCTGACGCTGTCGGTGAAGTACCATTACCTGCCGATCTATCAGAAGTAA
- a CDS encoding alpha/beta hydrolase — MPTEEIVNPSQLESESQHETAPARRPYWNLARRCVRMSLAVVVGLYLAMLLMLTWLETSLVYPAPSVAAANWNRPDLQFEDVNFTSTDGTALHGWYFEHPQPRAQLLFCHGNAQQVADLGDWISELRDLYQISIFVFDYRGYGRSEGEPTETGVLQDGEAAQRWLAQRAEIADDEVIVWGLSLGGGIAVHLASELGAKALILDRTFHSIVELAQSIYPWAPIRWLMRNRYPSVDRIQNYRGPLLQIHGPVDEIVPFTSGKQLFDACPSQNKQFLELENFGHLDSPTAEFYAAVGELIDSVADPQEPSSAAE; from the coding sequence ATGCCAACTGAAGAAATCGTAAACCCGTCGCAACTTGAATCCGAATCGCAACACGAAACCGCTCCCGCCCGGCGGCCGTATTGGAATCTGGCACGTCGCTGTGTCCGGATGTCACTTGCGGTCGTCGTGGGACTCTACCTGGCGATGCTGCTGATGTTGACCTGGCTGGAAACCTCGTTGGTCTACCCCGCTCCCTCCGTCGCGGCGGCCAATTGGAATCGTCCCGACCTGCAATTCGAAGACGTGAACTTTACGTCGACCGATGGAACCGCTTTGCACGGTTGGTATTTTGAGCATCCACAGCCGAGGGCTCAGCTTCTGTTTTGCCACGGTAATGCTCAACAGGTGGCCGATCTGGGGGACTGGATTTCCGAGCTCCGCGATCTCTACCAGATTTCGATCTTCGTGTTCGATTATCGCGGCTACGGTCGCAGCGAAGGGGAGCCGACGGAGACTGGAGTTTTGCAGGATGGCGAGGCGGCGCAGCGGTGGCTGGCCCAGCGGGCAGAGATTGCCGACGACGAAGTCATCGTTTGGGGGCTGAGTCTAGGCGGCGGTATCGCCGTCCACTTGGCGTCGGAGCTAGGTGCGAAGGCGTTGATCCTCGATCGCACCTTCCATTCGATCGTCGAACTGGCGCAGTCGATCTACCCTTGGGCGCCGATCCGTTGGCTGATGCGAAACCGCTACCCATCGGTCGACAGGATCCAGAACTATCGCGGCCCGTTGTTGCAGATCCACGGGCCGGTCGATGAGATCGTACCGTTCACCTCGGGCAAGCAGTTGTTCGACGCTTGCCCCTCGCAGAACAAGCAATTTCTGGAGCTGGAGAACTTTGGGCATCTCGATTCTCCCACGGCCGAGTTTTATGCAGCCGTGGGGGAACTTATCGATTCGGTTGCCGATCCTCAGGAACCTTCGTCGGCCGCTGAGTGA
- a CDS encoding sugar phosphate isomerase/epimerase, whose translation MPDLSIEDAVEIADDLEFAAVEIDLHEDGGHVRPSEVLTNPDTAYHRVRLSHRLDIASFSVRLLSTGDEHYEQFAELCKFAKLCKVVTLTVPSAELGTPFNEEVEHLQRLVDIAETEGCRVAVRTQIGRLSEDPDTLMVLCDNVHGLGITLDPSVFMCGPCSNKSLDRIMKYVFHVHLRDSKPDAFQVSVGQGDLDYAKLIGQLSHEKYDRAFSIHMSPIDGLDHRVELRKLRRLTESLL comes from the coding sequence ATGCCCGATTTGTCAATTGAAGACGCGGTGGAGATCGCGGACGATTTGGAATTTGCGGCCGTTGAAATCGACCTGCATGAGGATGGAGGCCACGTTCGTCCCAGCGAAGTCCTAACCAACCCCGATACCGCCTACCATCGCGTGCGTCTGTCGCATCGCTTGGATATCGCCAGCTTCAGCGTCCGCCTGCTCTCCACCGGCGATGAGCATTACGAGCAGTTTGCCGAGCTGTGCAAGTTCGCCAAGCTCTGCAAAGTCGTCACGCTGACGGTTCCATCCGCCGAACTCGGAACACCGTTTAACGAAGAGGTCGAACACCTGCAACGGTTGGTCGACATCGCCGAAACCGAAGGCTGCCGCGTCGCCGTGCGAACGCAGATCGGCCGATTGAGCGAAGATCCCGACACGTTGATGGTGCTGTGCGATAACGTTCACGGCCTGGGAATCACGCTCGACCCAAGCGTCTTCATGTGCGGTCCGTGCAGTAACAAGAGCCTCGACCGGATCATGAAGTACGTCTTCCACGTCCACCTGCGAGATTCGAAGCCCGATGCGTTTCAAGTCAGCGTCGGCCAGGGCGACCTCGATTACGCCAAGCTGATCGGCCAACTCTCGCACGAAAAATACGACCGCGCGTTCAGCATCCACATGTCCCCGATCGATGGCCTGGACCACCGCGTGGAACTGCGAAAGCTGCGCCGCTTGACCGAATCGCTGCTGTAA
- the mtnA gene encoding S-methyl-5-thioribose-1-phosphate isomerase has product MSTPAKIEPLSWQQETSGYLRLIDQTRLPTELVEIDCRSVEQVWTAIKRLSVRGAPAIGVAAAYGVCIGAAETTRQSVDQAKQQAHAAADYLATSRPTAVNLFWALDRMRKVIDRDGFGKTDAFLEALLAEARAIHQQDRETCHAIGRHGAPLIAAAKNVLTHCNAGALATAEYGTALAVIYSAHDSGQTLHVFADETRPLLQGARLTAWELQQHGVPVTVICDSMAACVMKEGRVDAVIVGADRIAANGDACNKIGTYGLSVLAKHHNIPFYVAAPCSTFDLSLASGDLIPIEQRAAYEIAEAFGKRTVPEGVEVYNPAFDVAPAELITAIITDRGVIDPVDEANVRRVVQDAN; this is encoded by the coding sequence ATGAGCACCCCCGCCAAGATCGAACCCCTTTCCTGGCAGCAGGAGACCAGCGGCTATCTGCGTTTGATCGACCAAACGCGTTTGCCGACCGAGCTTGTCGAAATCGATTGTCGGTCGGTCGAACAGGTTTGGACGGCGATCAAGCGGTTGTCGGTCCGTGGAGCACCCGCGATCGGAGTCGCTGCGGCGTATGGCGTTTGCATTGGGGCTGCGGAAACGACGCGGCAGAGCGTCGATCAAGCGAAGCAGCAGGCTCACGCTGCGGCCGATTATTTGGCGACCAGCCGGCCGACAGCTGTCAATTTATTCTGGGCCTTGGACCGGATGCGGAAAGTGATCGACCGCGACGGCTTCGGGAAGACCGATGCGTTCTTGGAAGCTCTGTTGGCCGAAGCCCGCGCGATTCATCAACAGGATCGCGAGACTTGTCACGCGATCGGCCGGCACGGTGCTCCGTTGATCGCTGCGGCAAAAAATGTGCTAACGCATTGCAACGCCGGTGCGCTTGCGACCGCTGAATACGGCACGGCCTTGGCGGTGATCTATTCCGCTCACGATTCGGGGCAGACGCTACACGTCTTCGCCGATGAAACCCGGCCTCTGTTGCAGGGAGCGCGTTTGACGGCGTGGGAGCTGCAGCAGCATGGCGTTCCGGTGACGGTGATCTGCGATTCGATGGCAGCTTGTGTGATGAAGGAAGGCCGTGTCGACGCGGTGATCGTCGGTGCCGATCGGATCGCTGCCAATGGCGATGCGTGCAACAAGATCGGGACCTATGGACTGTCCGTTCTCGCCAAACATCACAACATTCCGTTTTACGTTGCCGCACCGTGCAGCACATTTGATCTCTCGCTGGCTAGCGGCGATTTGATTCCGATCGAACAACGTGCCGCTTACGAGATCGCCGAAGCGTTTGGCAAACGAACGGTGCCCGAAGGCGTCGAGGTCTACAATCCGGCGTTTGATGTCGCGCCGGCGGAACTGATCACCGCGATCATCACCGATCGCGGCGTGATCGATCCGGTCGATGAAGCAAACGTTCGCCGAGTGGTGCAAGATGCCAACTGA